One genomic region from Harpia harpyja isolate bHarHar1 chromosome 1, bHarHar1 primary haplotype, whole genome shotgun sequence encodes:
- the BASP1 gene encoding brain acid soluble protein 1 isoform X1, with product MVLAFPIHRQNFLLLVFWPALSSNMGGKLSKKKKGYSVNDEKAKDKDKKAEGAATEEEETPKEAEDAQQTTETTEVKENNKEEKGEKDTQVAANKTEEKEGEKEKTVTQEETQKPEPEKSEAVVDGKVEPQKTNEQAPKQEEPTAASAPAASSEAPKTSEPSNDAKASQPSEATAPSKADDKSKEEGEAKKTEAPATPAAQETKSEVAPASDSKPSSSEAAPSSKETAATAAPSSTAKASDPAAPPEEAKPSEVPATNSDQTIAVQD from the coding sequence AGCTCCAACATGGGAGGCAAACTGAGCAAGAAGAAGAAGGGGTACAGTGTCAATGATGAAAAAGCTAAAGACAAAGACAAGAAGGCTGAAGGAGCAGCAACTGAGGAAGAGGAGACTCCAAAGGAGGCTGAGGATGCTCAGCAAACCACAGAGACCACAGAAGTGAAGGAGAACAACAAGGAGGAGAAGGGCGAAAAGGATACTCAGGTCGCTGCCAATAAGacggaagaaaaagaaggggagaaggagaaaacagtgACCCAGGAAGAAACCCAGAAACCAGAACCAGAGAAGTCGGAGGCTGTTGTCGATGGGAAAGTAGAGCCACAGAAGACCAACGAACAGGCACCCAAGCAAGAGGAGCCgactgcagcctctgctcccGCTGCCAGTAGCGAAGCACCCAAAACTTCTGAGCCTAGCAACGATGCAAAAGCTTCCCAGCCTTCAGAAGCCACAGCTCCCAGTAAAGCAGATGACAAGAGCAAAGAGGAAGGGGAAGCCAAAAAGACTGAGGCTCCCGCAACGCCTGCAGCCCAAGAAACTAAAAGTGAAGTGGCCCCAGCTTCAGACTCAAAACCTAGCAGCAGCGAGGCTGCGCCTTCTTCCAAGGAGACCGCGGCAACAGCAGCACCTAGTTCCACTGCTAAGGCCTCGGACCCTGCAGCCCCACCAGAGGAAGCGAAACCTTCTGAAGTTCCAGCGACTAATTCGGATCAAACCATAGCAGTGCAAGATTAA
- the BASP1 gene encoding brain acid soluble protein 1 isoform X2, with protein sequence MGGKLSKKKKGYSVNDEKAKDKDKKAEGAATEEEETPKEAEDAQQTTETTEVKENNKEEKGEKDTQVAANKTEEKEGEKEKTVTQEETQKPEPEKSEAVVDGKVEPQKTNEQAPKQEEPTAASAPAASSEAPKTSEPSNDAKASQPSEATAPSKADDKSKEEGEAKKTEAPATPAAQETKSEVAPASDSKPSSSEAAPSSKETAATAAPSSTAKASDPAAPPEEAKPSEVPATNSDQTIAVQD encoded by the coding sequence ATGGGAGGCAAACTGAGCAAGAAGAAGAAGGGGTACAGTGTCAATGATGAAAAAGCTAAAGACAAAGACAAGAAGGCTGAAGGAGCAGCAACTGAGGAAGAGGAGACTCCAAAGGAGGCTGAGGATGCTCAGCAAACCACAGAGACCACAGAAGTGAAGGAGAACAACAAGGAGGAGAAGGGCGAAAAGGATACTCAGGTCGCTGCCAATAAGacggaagaaaaagaaggggagaaggagaaaacagtgACCCAGGAAGAAACCCAGAAACCAGAACCAGAGAAGTCGGAGGCTGTTGTCGATGGGAAAGTAGAGCCACAGAAGACCAACGAACAGGCACCCAAGCAAGAGGAGCCgactgcagcctctgctcccGCTGCCAGTAGCGAAGCACCCAAAACTTCTGAGCCTAGCAACGATGCAAAAGCTTCCCAGCCTTCAGAAGCCACAGCTCCCAGTAAAGCAGATGACAAGAGCAAAGAGGAAGGGGAAGCCAAAAAGACTGAGGCTCCCGCAACGCCTGCAGCCCAAGAAACTAAAAGTGAAGTGGCCCCAGCTTCAGACTCAAAACCTAGCAGCAGCGAGGCTGCGCCTTCTTCCAAGGAGACCGCGGCAACAGCAGCACCTAGTTCCACTGCTAAGGCCTCGGACCCTGCAGCCCCACCAGAGGAAGCGAAACCTTCTGAAGTTCCAGCGACTAATTCGGATCAAACCATAGCAGTGCAAGATTAA